A genome region from Triticum aestivum cultivar Chinese Spring chromosome 2B, IWGSC CS RefSeq v2.1, whole genome shotgun sequence includes the following:
- the LOC123040300 gene encoding BTB/POZ and MATH domain-containing protein 1-like, with amino-acid sequence MEQSKSMSMCTPNLAQVTHMFDIFGYSKHRGMGNEKFIRSGTFSVGGHDWSIRFYPDGYSTEKVEKDYISVYLELMSKGAKVRGSCDLRLVDQSTGMSASVHKTELRTFDPAGLSRFAPLTSNFKNRGDVESAFLANDRLTIECIVTVIEEPCVTESKPFPKTEVPVPPSDIAEHLSKLLEDDEGFDVTFCVRRKTMRAHRSILAARSPVFKAELFGSMKEARMPRRVTIKDMQPDVFSALLHFIYTDSLPDGDKNADMIRHLLVAADRYAMERLKLVCQSILCENLNVDTVATTWALADQHSCDKLKDACVEYIACSNAMDAVVETQGYKNLKVADPSLIVDLLERTTKVRNAWLAHHHI; translated from the coding sequence aTGGAACAATCTAAGTCGATGTCGATGTGCACCCCGAATTTGGCGCAGGTCACCCACATGTTCGACATCTTCGGCTACAGCAAGCACAGGGGCATGGGCAACGAGAAGTTCATCAGGTCCGGTACTTTCTCTGTCGGGGGCCACGACTGGTCCATCCGCTTCTACCCGGACGGGTACAGCACGGAAAAAGTCGAGAAGGATTACATCTCAGTTTATCTCGAGCTCATGAGCAAGGGAGCCAAGGTGCGGGGGTCCTGCGACCTGAGGTTGGTCGACCAGAGCACCGGAATGTCGGCTTCGGTGCACAAGACAGAGCTGAGGACTTTTGATCCTGCTGGCCTCAGTAGGTTTGCTCCACTcactagtaatttcaaaaatagaGGGGATGTTGAGTCTGCGTTCCTCGCGAACGATCGCCTCACGATCGAATGCATCGTCACTGTTATCGAAGAGCCATGCGTGACTGAATCCAAACCGTTCCCCAAAACCGAGGTGCCGGTGCCACCCTCCGATATCGCCGAGCATCTCAGCAAGCTTCTGGAAGACGACGAGGGGTTCGATGTCACTTTCTGTGTTCGAAGAAAGACCATGAGAGCTCACAGGTCCATTCTCGCCGCGCGATCACCTGTCTTCAAAGCGGAGCTCTTTGGATCGATGAAGGAGGCGAGGATGCCGCGGCGCGTTACCATCAAAGACATGCAACCTGATGTTTTCAGCGCCCTGCTCCATTTCATATATACCGACTCTTTGCCTGATGGTGACAAGAATGCTGACATGATCCGTCATTTACTGGTGGCTGCTGACAGATATGCCATGGAGAGGCTGAAGCTGGTTTGCCAAAGTATCCTCTGCGAGAATCTGAACGTTGACACCGTGGCAACCACATGGGCTTTGGCTGACCAGCATAGCTGCGACAAGCTTAAGGATGCTTGCGTTGAGTACATCGCTTGTTCGAATGCCATGGATGCTGTGGTGGAAACCCAAGGCTATAAGAATCTCAAAGTGGCTGACCCGTCTCTCATAGTGGATCTGTTGGAGAGGACAACAAAGGTTCGCAATGCATGGCTTGCCCATCATCATATATAG